GGTCGTGATTGACCCTACTGCCGGGACCCTCTCGAAGGTCATGCGCATGGTCGAAAGCGAGGGGCTTAGAATCGAACTCGTCCTCATCACCCACTCCCACCCCGACCATACCTCAGGACTCAAGCAGCTGCTCGCGGAGACGGGAGCGAGGGTTGGCGCGCACAGGGGCGCTGGTATAAAAAAGGACCTCGCGCTCGATGATGGGAGTGCGCTCGAGGTCGGGGGACTAAGAATCAGGGTCATCCACACCCCCGGCCACTCACGCGACAGCGTCTGTTACCTCATCGACGGAAAGCTTTTCACCGGCGACACGCTGTTCGTCGGCGAGTGCGGAAGGACGGACATCCCCGGGGGTGACTCTGGGGCACTCTACGACAGCCTGTTCGGGAAGCTTCTCAAGCTGCCGGACGAGGTCGAGGTCTACCCGGGCCACGACTACGGCCCGAGGCCAACCTCCTCGCTAGGTCAGGAGCGCAGGACCAATTACGTTCTAGAGCCGAGGTCTAAAGAAGAATTCATTGAGTTCATGGCAGAGGGCTGAGCGGGGCATCAGCCCCATCGCACCCTCGGACTCCTCTCGAGAACTCGATTCTGGCACTGCGATTCTCGCACCGGGTCCCACT
The genomic region above belongs to Thermoplasmata archaeon and contains:
- a CDS encoding MBL fold metallo-hydrolase encodes the protein MLLRQFKEGVMANFTYLIADEDSGRGVVIDPTAGTLSKVMRMVESEGLRIELVLITHSHPDHTSGLKQLLAETGARVGAHRGAGIKKDLALDDGSALEVGGLRIRVIHTPGHSRDSVCYLIDGKLFTGDTLFVGECGRTDIPGGDSGALYDSLFGKLLKLPDEVEVYPGHDYGPRPTSSLGQERRTNYVLEPRSKEEFIEFMAEG